Proteins from one Nitrobacteraceae bacterium AZCC 2146 genomic window:
- a CDS encoding hypothetical protein (product_source=Hypo-rule applied; transmembrane_helix_parts=Inside_1_23,TMhelix_24_46,Outside_47_60,TMhelix_61_83,Inside_84_85), whose protein sequence is MSEACSGASDDGPVRRNAGALRAAKWLSLAAAPTFAIMALVTGVLGESAPAILCSHDASPLGGMASMYLLMSAFHAAPWLKLISS, encoded by the coding sequence ATGAGCGAGGCCTGTTCAGGCGCATCCGACGACGGGCCGGTTCGCCGGAACGCGGGTGCGCTCCGGGCGGCCAAGTGGCTGAGCCTCGCGGCGGCACCGACTTTCGCAATCATGGCGCTGGTGACGGGCGTACTTGGTGAAAGCGCACCAGCGATACTCTGCTCGCATGATGCATCACCTTTGGGCGGAATGGCCTCAATGTATTTGCTGATGAGTGCCTTCCACGCGGCGCCCTGGCTGAAGCTCATCTCCAGTTAG
- a CDS encoding DNA-binding transcriptional ArsR family regulator (product_source=COG0640; cath_funfam=1.10.10.10; cog=COG0640; pfam=PF12840; smart=SM00418; superfamily=46785), producing MTQAAAINAVMRTLADPTRRAVFERIVTSDEITVAELTRGSGVTQGAISQHLKSLKLAGLVAERPEGRNVYYRAEPEGLAPLVDWMSHYGVFWRERFANLRTLLKEIDP from the coding sequence ATGACCCAAGCCGCCGCCATCAACGCCGTCATGCGCACACTCGCCGATCCCACGCGGCGCGCCGTGTTCGAGCGGATCGTGACGTCCGACGAGATCACCGTGGCCGAACTGACGCGGGGGAGCGGGGTGACGCAGGGCGCCATCTCGCAGCACCTCAAGTCATTGAAGCTGGCCGGCCTGGTCGCGGAACGCCCCGAAGGCCGCAACGTTTATTACCGCGCCGAGCCTGAGGGTCTCGCGCCGCTTGTCGACTGGATGAGCCACTACGGCGTGTTCTGGCGCGAGCGGTTCGCCAACCTCCGAACCCTTTTGAAGGAAATCGATCCATGA
- a CDS encoding DNA-binding HxlR family transcriptional regulator (product_source=COG1733; cath_funfam=1.10.10.10; cog=COG1733; pfam=PF01638; superfamily=46785), which produces MQNLSDQPCLIARSLALVGDAWSMLILRDAHAGLTRFDEFRKSLGIVPTILTRRLSALTEDGLLEKRRYSERPPRDEYVLTAAGQDFLPVLFAIGAWGRKHRDGGDVTRFFDAETGTEIDPVTIDRTTGAPIGTRPIRIVMPECIAMPE; this is translated from the coding sequence ATGCAGAATCTTTCAGACCAGCCATGCCTGATCGCCCGCAGCCTCGCGCTGGTGGGGGACGCATGGAGCATGCTGATCCTGCGGGACGCCCATGCCGGGCTCACCCGCTTTGATGAATTCCGTAAGAGCCTCGGCATAGTTCCGACGATCCTGACGCGTCGGCTTTCGGCACTTACGGAGGATGGACTGCTGGAGAAACGGCGCTACTCGGAGCGGCCGCCGCGCGATGAGTATGTGCTGACTGCAGCGGGCCAGGACTTCCTGCCGGTATTGTTCGCGATCGGCGCGTGGGGACGAAAGCACCGCGATGGAGGTGATGTAACCCGGTTCTTCGACGCCGAGACTGGAACGGAGATCGATCCCGTCACGATCGATCGTACGACCGGCGCTCCGATCGGAACACGCCCGATTCGCATCGTTATGCCTGAGTGCATCGCTATGCCCGAGTGA
- a CDS encoding NADPH:quinone reductase-like Zn-dependent oxidoreductase (product_source=COG0604; cath_funfam=3.90.180.10; cog=COG0604; pfam=PF00107,PF08240; superfamily=51735), with product MKAFVVDKYKKKGALRLANVPEPELQDNDVLVGIHATAVNLLDSKVRDGEFKLILPYRPPFVLGHDVAGTVVRTGPKVRRFKVGDEVYARPRDHRVGTFAEFIAINEAEVALKPKNLNMAEAASIPLVGLTAWQALVEVGKVKHGQKVFIQTGSGGVGTFAIQLAKHLGATVATTTSAKNAELVKSLGADVVIDYKTQDFEKVLSGYDLVLNSQDAKTLEKSLGVLKPGGQLISISGPPDPAFAKEAGLNLFLKLVMRLLSRGVRKKPNASAYAIPSCSCARRGSS from the coding sequence ATGAAGGCATTCGTCGTTGATAAGTACAAAAAGAAGGGCGCTCTGCGCCTGGCCAACGTGCCCGAACCGGAATTGCAGGACAATGATGTCCTGGTCGGGATTCACGCCACGGCTGTGAACCTCCTGGATTCCAAGGTCCGGGATGGAGAGTTCAAGCTTATTCTTCCCTATCGTCCACCCTTCGTCCTGGGGCACGACGTCGCCGGAACAGTTGTCAGGACTGGACCCAAGGTCAGGCGGTTCAAGGTGGGCGACGAGGTCTATGCGCGGCCGCGCGATCATCGGGTCGGTACATTCGCCGAATTCATTGCCATCAATGAAGCCGAGGTGGCGCTGAAGCCCAAAAACCTCAACATGGCGGAAGCGGCGTCCATCCCGCTGGTAGGGCTGACCGCGTGGCAGGCGCTGGTCGAGGTGGGCAAGGTGAAGCACGGCCAGAAGGTCTTCATTCAGACCGGCTCCGGCGGCGTCGGGACTTTTGCCATCCAGCTCGCCAAGCATCTCGGCGCTACGGTTGCGACGACGACGAGCGCGAAGAATGCCGAGCTGGTCAAAAGCCTCGGGGCGGATGTGGTTATCGACTACAAGACCCAGGATTTCGAGAAGGTCCTGTCGGGCTACGATCTTGTGCTGAACAGTCAGGATGCAAAGACGCTCGAAAAATCTCTGGGTGTGCTCAAGCCGGGCGGCCAGCTCATTTCTATTTCCGGTCCGCCCGATCCCGCTTTCGCCAAGGAAGCCGGTCTGAACCTGTTCCTGAAACTGGTGATGCGCCTGCTGAGCCGTGGGGTGCGGAAAAAGCCAAACGCCTCGGCATACGCTATTCCTTCCTGTTCATGCGCGCGCAGGGGCAGCAGCTGA
- a CDS encoding L-ascorbate metabolism protein UlaG (beta-lactamase superfamily) (product_source=COG2220; cath_funfam=3.60.15.10; cleavage_site_network=SignalP-noTM; cog=COG2220; pfam=PF12706; superfamily=56281), with the protein MKLVSLAIGLLTVNILAATAQAADVVRITPLGSHDGEFCAFDRAMVFEDPDGTRILYDAGRTVRGPDDPRLGKIDVVLLSHAHADHLGEAIQPAANAGSCAAPDISVNVSPRSNTVNIVVAKKAKFLVGGEMGSFFAKKVAAAGGEASQVLLLRFGASRKVGGVSFATVPAAHTNGLDPEFLEGGYAKELKDNGLTAYLGPPNGYILTFSNGLVVYLSGDTGIIADQKTIVHDYYKPKLAVMNIGDVYTAGPREAASAIDTLIEPREVIASHANEAATKDGKIIAGTKTEMFAKATKATVRVSLSGKTLAFDAGGSCVSGCD; encoded by the coding sequence ATGAAACTCGTATCACTGGCTATCGGCCTTCTGACCGTCAATATTCTGGCCGCGACGGCCCAAGCGGCGGATGTCGTCCGCATCACCCCGCTTGGCAGCCATGACGGGGAGTTTTGTGCGTTCGATCGCGCCATGGTCTTTGAAGATCCCGATGGAACGCGCATTCTTTATGATGCCGGGCGCACGGTGCGGGGGCCGGACGACCCGCGGCTCGGCAAGATCGATGTCGTGCTGCTCAGCCACGCCCATGCCGATCATCTCGGCGAAGCCATCCAGCCTGCCGCCAATGCCGGCAGTTGCGCCGCTCCCGACATCTCCGTGAATGTCTCGCCGAGATCCAACACCGTGAACATCGTCGTCGCTAAAAAGGCCAAGTTCCTGGTCGGTGGCGAAATGGGTTCTTTCTTCGCGAAGAAGGTGGCTGCCGCGGGCGGTGAGGCCTCACAGGTCCTGCTGCTGCGCTTCGGGGCATCGCGCAAGGTCGGCGGGGTGAGCTTTGCAACCGTACCGGCGGCGCACACCAACGGGCTTGATCCAGAGTTCCTCGAGGGTGGTTACGCGAAGGAGTTGAAGGACAACGGTTTGACCGCGTATCTCGGTCCGCCGAACGGTTATATCCTGACCTTCTCGAACGGCCTAGTCGTGTACCTGTCGGGAGACACCGGCATCATCGCTGATCAAAAAACCATCGTTCACGATTACTACAAGCCGAAGCTGGCCGTGATGAACATTGGTGATGTGTATACGGCCGGCCCCAGGGAGGCGGCCTCGGCGATTGATACCCTGATCGAACCACGGGAAGTCATCGCCTCCCATGCCAACGAGGCCGCGACGAAGGATGGCAAAATCATTGCCGGCACCAAGACGGAAATGTTCGCGAAGGCAACGAAAGCGACCGTGCGTGTTTCGTTGAGTGGAAAAACCCTGGCATTCGATGCCGGCGGCTCATGTGTGAGCGGCTGCGACTAG
- a CDS encoding IS5 family transposase (product_source=KO:K07481; ko=KO:K07481; pfam=PF05598): MSKPRDDRQVELFRPALDVIIDLGHPLVRLAAELDWEFVATRFGAVYRPGPGQPPLPTRLIAGLLILKHMHNLSDEALCARWVENPYFQFFCGEAVFRHDLPFDRSSLTRWRQRLGEEQLTALLQESLAVAHRSGALQTRDLERVVVDTTVQEKAVAHPTDARLNHRAIVKLVDLAKREGVSLRQSYLRLAKHAAIMVGRYTHAHQFKRARRALKFLRTRLGRIIRDIRRKVEGNAVLEDRFARLLDLASRVRQQDHRQRGPKVYSLHAPEVECIGKGKARAPYEFGCKVSVVTPVTAPKGGQFVLHAKALHGNPYDGHTLGPVIADLQKLTGVDVQRIHVDKGYRGHSYPNRFRVWISGQVRRVTKTIRREMKRRAAVEPVIGHLKAEHRMGRNHLKGRAGDRINPVLAAAGFNFHLLLRWFKRLLRALMQRLRCIIRQPQYA; this comes from the coding sequence ATGAGCAAGCCGCGCGACGATCGTCAGGTCGAGCTGTTCCGACCGGCGCTGGATGTGATCATCGACCTCGGGCACCCGCTGGTGCGGCTGGCCGCGGAGCTCGATTGGGAGTTTGTGGCGACGCGTTTTGGCGCGGTGTATCGGCCCGGGCCCGGGCAGCCGCCATTACCGACGCGGCTGATCGCCGGGCTCTTGATCCTCAAGCACATGCACAATCTGTCCGATGAGGCACTGTGCGCGCGCTGGGTGGAGAACCCGTATTTCCAGTTCTTCTGCGGCGAGGCGGTGTTTCGGCACGACCTGCCATTTGACCGCTCCTCGCTGACGCGCTGGCGCCAGCGGCTGGGCGAGGAGCAGCTTACGGCGCTGCTGCAAGAGAGCCTTGCGGTGGCGCACCGCAGCGGCGCGCTGCAAACCAGGGATCTGGAACGGGTGGTCGTCGACACCACCGTGCAGGAGAAGGCGGTTGCGCATCCCACCGACGCCCGGCTCAACCATCGTGCGATCGTGAAGCTGGTCGATCTTGCCAAACGCGAGGGCGTCAGCCTGCGTCAGAGTTATCTGCGCCTCGCCAAGCACGCGGCGATCATGGTCGGGCGTTACACCCATGCCCATCAGTTCAAGCGCGCCCGCCGCGCGCTCAAATTCCTGCGCACCCGGCTTGGCCGCATCATCCGCGACATCCGCCGCAAGGTCGAAGGCAACGCCGTGCTGGAGGATCGCTTCGCGCGGCTGCTCGATCTCGCCAGCCGCGTGCGGCAACAGGATCACCGTCAGCGCGGCCCAAAGGTCTATTCGCTGCACGCCCCGGAAGTCGAATGCATCGGCAAGGGCAAGGCGCGCGCACCCTATGAGTTCGGCTGCAAGGTCTCCGTGGTCACCCCGGTCACCGCGCCGAAAGGTGGCCAGTTCGTGCTGCACGCCAAGGCGCTGCACGGCAATCCGTATGACGGCCACACGCTGGGGCCGGTCATCGCCGATCTGCAGAAGCTGACCGGCGTCGACGTCCAGCGCATCCATGTCGATAAAGGCTATCGCGGCCACAGCTATCCGAACCGCTTCAGGGTCTGGATCTCCGGCCAGGTCCGCCGCGTCACCAAGACCATCCGCCGCGAGATGAAGCGCCGCGCCGCGGTCGAGCCGGTGATCGGTCACCTCAAGGCCGAACACCGCATGGGCCGCAACCACCTCAAGGGCCGCGCCGGCGACCGAATCAACCCCGTCCTTGCCGCCGCCGGCTTCAACTTCCACCTGCTGCTGCGCTGGTTCAAACGGCTTTTGCGGGCCCTGATGCAGAGGCTCCGGTGCATCATCCGCCAGCCGCAATACGCTTGA
- a CDS encoding peptide deformylase (product_source=KO:K01462; cath_funfam=3.90.45.10; cog=COG0242; ko=KO:K01462; pfam=PF01327; superfamily=56420; tigrfam=TIGR00079), with the protein MTIRPIVRYPDPRLALPAQPVTVFDDALRELAEDLKETMHAAPGIGITAPHIGVSLRVVVLDLDPVDGARTYVNPEITWASPEMITHQEGSVSMPGVNDDILRHVRVRISYQDLDGNAHTEESKGLRAVCHQHEIDQLNGLFWIQRLSRLKRERLIKRFEKLSRG; encoded by the coding sequence ATGACCATCCGCCCGATTGTCCGCTATCCCGACCCTCGCCTTGCGCTGCCGGCGCAGCCCGTGACCGTGTTTGACGACGCACTGCGCGAACTGGCTGAAGATCTCAAGGAGACCATGCACGCCGCGCCGGGGATCGGAATCACCGCGCCGCATATCGGTGTCTCCCTGCGGGTGGTGGTGCTCGACCTCGACCCCGTCGATGGGGCGCGGACCTACGTCAATCCGGAGATCACCTGGGCATCGCCCGAGATGATCACGCATCAGGAAGGCAGCGTCTCGATGCCAGGCGTGAACGACGATATCCTGCGACACGTGCGGGTCCGGATCAGCTATCAGGACCTCGACGGCAACGCGCACACCGAGGAATCCAAGGGTCTGCGTGCCGTCTGCCACCAGCATGAGATCGATCAGCTGAATGGACTGTTCTGGATCCAGCGGCTGTCCCGCCTCAAGCGCGAACGGCTGATCAAGCGTTTCGAGAAACTTTCGCGGGGGTGA
- a CDS encoding short-subunit dehydrogenase (product_source=COG0300; cath_funfam=3.40.50.720; cog=COG0300; pfam=PF00106; smart=SM00854; superfamily=51735): MSKTQRGGIALVTGASSGIGLATARALRRNGYRVFGTSRKPMAHTSDGVTMLVCDVTDDGSVQNVVDDVVNRAGRIDLLVNNAGIGVTGAAEESSIAQVRSLFETNFHGVVRVTNAVLPIMRGQGSGRILNVGSGLGFIPAPYSAYYSATKHALEGYSESLDHEVREFGVRVAVIEPAATRTSFESSTVPSDTPIAAYDASRAKYLMAYERAIAVADTAESVAETIVLAARNKTPRLRYPSGKAARQVAFARRFLPRFFFDRILRSQFGLA, translated from the coding sequence ATGAGCAAGACACAACGCGGCGGCATCGCCCTGGTCACGGGCGCTTCCTCCGGCATTGGGCTGGCGACGGCACGAGCGCTGCGGCGCAATGGCTACCGGGTGTTCGGAACCAGCCGGAAGCCGATGGCCCACACCTCCGATGGTGTGACAATGCTGGTCTGCGACGTCACCGACGACGGGTCCGTGCAGAATGTGGTCGACGATGTCGTGAACCGTGCAGGGCGGATCGATCTCCTCGTCAACAATGCCGGGATTGGGGTCACGGGCGCGGCGGAAGAAAGCTCGATCGCGCAAGTCCGCTCGCTGTTCGAGACCAATTTTCACGGCGTCGTCCGGGTCACCAATGCGGTCCTGCCGATCATGCGAGGGCAAGGCAGCGGGCGCATTCTCAATGTCGGTTCCGGTCTGGGGTTCATTCCGGCTCCCTACAGCGCCTACTATTCGGCGACCAAGCATGCGCTCGAGGGCTATTCCGAATCTCTCGATCACGAAGTGCGTGAATTCGGCGTGCGGGTCGCAGTCATCGAGCCCGCCGCCACGCGGACGTCGTTTGAAAGCAGCACCGTCCCCTCCGATACGCCGATCGCCGCCTATGACGCGAGCCGCGCGAAGTATCTCATGGCATATGAGCGTGCGATCGCCGTGGCGGACACCGCTGAAAGCGTGGCCGAAACCATCGTGCTAGCGGCGCGCAATAAAACTCCGCGCCTACGCTACCCTTCCGGCAAGGCGGCGCGGCAGGTCGCATTCGCCCGGCGTTTTCTCCCTCGGTTTTTCTTCGACAGAATCCTGCGCTCGCAATTCGGCTTGGCGTAG
- a CDS encoding pimeloyl-ACP methyl ester carboxylesterase (product_source=COG0596; cath_funfam=3.40.50.1820; cog=COG0596; pfam=PF00561; superfamily=53474), whose amino-acid sequence MTSPVSNLGSGPHYIEAPNLSISVGGTAFAYRDVGPRGGVPLILLNHWGAVLDNFDPRIIDGLASKHRVIATNYRGIGASGGTAPVTIAEMARDAIALIHALGFEKVDLLGFSLGGFVAQDVALKAPGLVRKLILAGTGPAGGKGIEKVGAVSWPLMIKGLLTLRGPKFYLFFTSTASGRRAAKAFLNRLKERKADRDKGPTPSAFLRQLKAIKAWGQQAPQNLADIKIPVLIANGDNDIMVPTVNSTDMAQRIPGAQLVIYEDAGHGGIFQYHADFVPKALSFLSDWRRC is encoded by the coding sequence ATGACAAGTCCTGTCAGTAACCTCGGATCGGGTCCGCACTACATTGAGGCGCCCAATCTCTCCATCAGCGTCGGGGGGACTGCTTTCGCCTATCGAGACGTGGGCCCCCGGGGCGGCGTGCCGCTCATTCTCCTCAACCATTGGGGCGCGGTGCTGGACAATTTCGATCCGCGGATCATTGATGGCCTCGCCAGCAAACATCGCGTGATCGCGACCAACTACCGGGGTATCGGTGCGTCGGGCGGAACGGCGCCGGTGACCATCGCCGAAATGGCGCGGGATGCGATTGCCCTGATCCACGCGCTGGGTTTCGAAAAAGTCGATCTGCTCGGTTTTTCCCTCGGAGGCTTTGTGGCGCAGGATGTTGCGCTGAAGGCTCCCGGTCTCGTGCGCAAACTTATCTTGGCCGGCACGGGTCCGGCAGGCGGCAAAGGTATTGAGAAGGTGGGAGCGGTGTCCTGGCCGCTCATGATCAAGGGCCTGCTGACACTGCGCGGCCCGAAATTCTATCTGTTTTTCACATCCACAGCGAGTGGCCGCCGGGCCGCGAAAGCCTTTCTGAATCGGCTGAAGGAACGCAAGGCAGATCGGGACAAGGGGCCAACTCCCAGTGCTTTCTTGCGGCAACTCAAGGCGATCAAAGCCTGGGGCCAGCAGGCGCCTCAAAACCTCGCCGATATTAAGATCCCGGTCCTGATCGCGAATGGCGACAACGATATCATGGTCCCGACCGTGAACAGCACCGACATGGCCCAACGCATCCCCGGAGCACAACTGGTGATCTACGAAGACGCCGGGCATGGCGGGATATTCCAGTACCACGCCGATTTCGTGCCGAAGGCTCTTTCCTTCCTTAGCGACTGGCGCCGCTGCTAA
- a CDS encoding uncharacterized protein YndB with AHSA1/START domain (product_source=COG3832; cath_funfam=3.30.530.20; cog=COG3832; pfam=PF08327; superfamily=55961), with product MTDVSLKSDTQDIVVDEVFPHAPETIWKALTSGDLIARWLMEPTGFAPVEGTHFTFKTTPAGAWDGLIRCQVLEVIPNERFVYAWTGGDDGNVGYGARLETVVTFTLSRVENGTRVRLVHSGFVLPKNETAFKNMSDGWKKVVRNLETIAAEQDSSKKLH from the coding sequence ATGACCGACGTCTCGTTGAAGTCCGACACCCAAGACATCGTGGTCGACGAGGTCTTTCCGCATGCGCCGGAGACGATCTGGAAAGCGCTGACATCGGGCGACCTGATCGCGCGCTGGCTGATGGAACCGACAGGCTTCGCGCCCGTCGAGGGCACGCACTTCACGTTCAAGACGACGCCGGCAGGCGCGTGGGACGGCCTCATTCGCTGCCAGGTGCTGGAGGTAATTCCGAACGAACGCTTCGTCTATGCCTGGACAGGCGGAGACGATGGCAACGTCGGCTACGGCGCGCGGCTGGAGACGGTCGTCACGTTCACCTTGTCGAGGGTCGAGAACGGCACGCGGGTTCGCCTTGTCCACTCCGGCTTCGTGCTGCCGAAGAACGAGACCGCGTTCAAGAACATGAGCGACGGCTGGAAGAAGGTTGTCCGAAACCTCGAGACCATCGCTGCGGAGCAGGATTCCTCGAAAAAGCTGCACTGA
- a CDS encoding putative dithiol-disulfide oxidoreductase (DUF899 family) (product_source=COG4312; cog=COG4312; pfam=PF05988; superfamily=52833) has product MQHQIVSRDEWEAAREQLLIKEKAQTRARDALAAERRRMPWMAVEKAYVFDGPEGKASLLDLFAGRRQLIIYRAFFEPGVHGWPEHACIGCSLGADQVANLAHLNARDTTLVYASRAPQADIARLKARMGWEMPWVTITDSFDADFGVDEWHGHNAFIRDGERVFRTYFINSRGDEAMGTTWSYLDMTALGRQEAWEDSPEGYPQSRPYKWWNWNDSYVPGAAPDPMWIAVSDAGEEAFRNSDARAKI; this is encoded by the coding sequence ATGCAGCATCAAATCGTTTCGCGCGATGAGTGGGAGGCTGCGCGCGAACAGCTTCTCATCAAGGAGAAGGCCCAGACGCGGGCCCGTGACGCGCTGGCCGCCGAGCGCCGGCGGATGCCGTGGATGGCCGTGGAAAAGGCGTATGTGTTCGATGGGCCCGAGGGTAAAGCGAGTCTGCTCGACCTGTTCGCGGGCCGCCGTCAGTTGATCATTTACCGCGCCTTCTTCGAACCCGGCGTGCACGGCTGGCCGGAACACGCCTGCATTGGCTGTTCGCTGGGGGCCGACCAGGTCGCCAACCTCGCCCATTTGAACGCGCGCGACACGACCCTCGTATATGCTTCGCGCGCACCGCAGGCCGATATTGCGCGTCTGAAGGCGCGAATGGGCTGGGAAATGCCCTGGGTCACCATCACTGACAGCTTCGACGCCGACTTCGGCGTGGATGAATGGCATGGCCACAACGCCTTCATTCGCGACGGCGAGCGCGTATTTCGCACCTACTTTATCAACAGCCGCGGCGACGAGGCGATGGGCACCACCTGGAGCTATCTCGACATGACGGCCCTCGGGCGTCAGGAGGCGTGGGAGGACTCCCCGGAGGGCTACCCCCAGAGCCGACCGTACAAGTGGTGGAACTGGAACGACAGTTATGTCCCCGGTGCCGCGCCTGACCCGATGTGGATCGCGGTGTCGGACGCGGGAGAGGAAGCGTTCCGGAACTCCGACGCCCGCGCGAAGATATGA
- a CDS encoding thiaminase/transcriptional activator TenA (product_source=KO:K03707; cath_funfam=1.20.910.10; cog=COG0819; ko=KO:K03707; pfam=PF03070; superfamily=48613; tigrfam=TIGR04306) — translation MDIFDRLKAAASGDWTSYVDHDFVRQLGAGTLPDQAFRTYLVQDYLFLIQFARAYALATYKSRALDDMRAAQAGLAAILDEMDLHVRLCGRWGLSPAEIEAVPEHQATVAYTRFVLDCGAAGDLLDLHVALAPCVIGYAEIGRNLSPNVADGLGENPYREWIGEYAGEVYQGIAIKARRHLDDLAARAMTERRFVELAALFGKACRLEADFWQMGLTAAETAKRPSR, via the coding sequence ATGGATATCTTCGATCGGTTGAAGGCCGCTGCTTCTGGTGACTGGACCAGTTACGTCGATCACGATTTCGTCCGGCAACTGGGTGCCGGCACGCTGCCGGATCAGGCCTTTCGCACCTATCTGGTGCAGGACTATCTGTTCCTGATCCAGTTCGCGCGCGCCTATGCGCTCGCCACTTACAAGAGCCGCGCGCTGGACGACATGCGGGCGGCGCAGGCGGGGCTTGCCGCCATCCTCGATGAGATGGATCTGCATGTCCGTCTGTGTGGGCGCTGGGGACTGTCGCCCGCCGAGATCGAGGCGGTGCCCGAGCATCAGGCGACCGTCGCCTATACGCGCTTTGTCCTTGATTGCGGCGCTGCCGGCGACCTGCTCGATCTGCACGTTGCGCTGGCGCCGTGTGTCATTGGCTATGCCGAGATCGGCCGCAACCTGTCGCCGAATGTCGCCGACGGACTTGGCGAGAATCCCTATCGCGAGTGGATCGGTGAATATGCCGGCGAGGTCTATCAGGGCATCGCGATCAAGGCGCGCCGTCATCTCGACGATCTGGCGGCAAGGGCGATGACCGAACGGCGCTTTGTCGAACTGGCCGCCCTGTTCGGCAAGGCGTGCCGGCTGGAGGCTGATTTCTGGCAGATGGGACTGACGGCGGCAGAGACTGCGAAGCGTCCGTCGCGCTGA
- a CDS encoding GMP synthase PP-ATPase subunit (product_source=COG0519; cath_funfam=3.30.300.10; cog=COG0519; pfam=PF00958; superfamily=54810) — protein sequence MALPVKTVGVVGDGRTYEFVVGLRAVTSTDGMTADFYSFDMNFLGATATRIINEVKGVNRVVYDITSKPPGTIEWE from the coding sequence ATGGCGCTGCCGGTCAAGACCGTCGGCGTGGTGGGCGACGGCCGGACTTACGAGTTCGTCGTCGGCCTGCGCGCCGTGACCTCGACCGACGGCATGACCGCGGACTTCTATTCGTTCGACATGAATTTCCTCGGCGCCACCGCAACGCGGATCATCAACGAGGTCAAGGGCGTCAATCGCGTGGTCTATGACATCACGTCGAAGCCGCCGGGGACGATTGAGTGGGAGTAG
- a CDS encoding hypothetical protein (product_source=COG3791; cath_funfam=3.90.1590.10; cog=COG3791; pfam=PF04828; superfamily=51316) yields the protein MSEPYTGGCACGAVRYQISGEPMVMNDCQCRDCQRKSGTGHGSYLTFADKSSVKLEGEATHWDIVGDSGNVKTRAFCPTCGSPVYLTFTAMPDLFTVHAASLDDPSRYKPQAVTYRVRGYAWDHLDPALPQFDKMPPT from the coding sequence ATGAGCGAGCCTTACACCGGCGGATGCGCCTGCGGCGCGGTCCGTTATCAAATCTCTGGCGAACCGATGGTGATGAACGACTGCCAATGCCGCGACTGTCAGCGGAAGAGCGGCACCGGGCACGGATCCTATCTTACGTTCGCAGACAAGAGCAGCGTGAAGCTTGAAGGCGAAGCGACGCATTGGGATATCGTTGGCGACAGCGGCAATGTGAAGACGCGTGCCTTCTGTCCCACCTGCGGATCACCGGTCTATCTGACGTTCACAGCCATGCCTGATCTGTTCACCGTGCACGCTGCGAGCCTTGACGACCCCAGCCGATACAAGCCGCAGGCGGTGACGTACCGCGTGCGCGGTTACGCCTGGGATCACCTCGATCCAGCCCTGCCGCAATTCGACAAGATGCCGCCGACGTAA